Proteins from a single region of Mus pahari chromosome 2, PAHARI_EIJ_v1.1, whole genome shotgun sequence:
- the LOC110317234 gene encoding C-type lectin domain family 2 member F-like, giving the protein MLTDTSLRQSQTNHERRHHRLMFDAKKVLTLWTLLGGAVAVLLWGFFSFPRKFTVTRTARNKTCDDGVKLCLKDWNKLRRNCFSYIQHKNSWYTAKHNCELRDATLAVFIDKTELEILMNQMQEKKTYWIGLHRKNLLGIWVWTNGSKYNNLHDIQDHGQCAFMHKGGIDSTSCEDQKESICTREGRCP; this is encoded by the exons ATGCTGACCGACACTTCACTCAGACAATCTCAGACAAACCATGAACGCAGGCATCACAGGTTAATGTTCG ATGCGAAGAAAGTGCTGACCCTTTGGACCCTGCTAGGTGGCGCTGTTGCTGTTCTTCTTTGGGGGTTTTTCAGTTTTCCTAGAAAAT TTACAGTTACAAGAACAGCCAGAAACAAGACATGCGATGATGGGGTAAAGCTGTGCCTTAAAGACTGGAACAAATTACGTCGGAACTGCTTCTCTTATATCCAACATAAAAACTCATGGTATACTGCCAAGCACAACTGCGAACTCCGTGACGCAACTCTGGCTGTGTTCATCGACAAAACTGAATTG GAAATTTTGATGAATCAAATGCAGGAGAAGAAAACATATTGGATTGGACTTCACAGAAAAAATTTATTAGGAATATGGGTTTGGACAAATGGAAGTAAATACAACAATTT GCATGACATCCAAGATCATGGTCAGTGTGCTTTCATGCATAAAGGGGGAATAGACAGTACCAGTTGTGAGGACCAAAAAGAATCTATTTGTACCAGAGAAGGTCGGTGCCCTTGA
- the Clec12a gene encoding C-type lectin domain family 12 member A, with the protein MSEEIVYANLKIQDSDKKEETQKSDKCGAKVSSAASHSQPKIVWILILLCLLLFIGMGILGGIFYTTLATETIKSNQLQSVKEELQENVSLQLVHNLNNSKKIKTLSAMLQNIATQLCRELYNKEPEHKCKPCPKGSEWYKDSCYSQLSRYATWQESVMVCSARNASLLKLTNKDVLEFIKYKKLRYVWLALSPRKNPIQYPLSEKIFLSEEFERSTDDIDKMYCGYIGRVNIYYTYCSNQNNIICEETASKVQVESVLSGLPEGGMYL; encoded by the exons ATGTCTGAAGAAATTGTTTATGCAAATCTCAAAATCCAGGACTCtgataagaaagaagaaacccaGAAGTCTGACAAATGTGGGGCAAAAG tatCCTCTGCTGCTTCCCATTCACAGCCAAAAATAGTCTGGATTCTGATTCTTCTATGCCTTCTGCTGTTCATTGGAATGGGGATCTTAGGAGGCATCT TTTATACAACTTTGGCCACAGAAACGATAAAATCAAATCAATTACAAAGTGTCAAGGAAGAACTTCAGGAAAATGTTTCCCTACAGCTGGTGCACAATCTCAACAACTCCAAGAAAATCAAGACCCTCTCTGCCATGCTGCAAAACATAGCCACCCAGCTGTGTCGAGAGCTGTATAACAAAGAACCAG AGCACAAATGTAAACCATGTCCAAAGGGTTCTGAATGGTACAAGGACAGCTGTTACTCTCAACTCAGCAGGTATGCAACTTGGCAAGAGAGTGTCATGGTCTGCTCTGCTCGGAATGCCAGTCTCCTGAAGCTTACAAACAAGGATGTGCTG gaatttataaagtacaagaagCTACGCTATGTTTGGCTTGCATTGTCACCCAGAAAAAATCCCATACAGTATCCACTAAGTGAGAAGATATTCCTCTCTGAAGA GTTTGAAAGAAGCACGGATGACATCGATAAGATGTACTGTGGATATATAGGCAGGGtcaatatttattatacatactgCAGTAATCAGAACAATATCATATGCGAAGAGACAGCCAGCAAAGTGCAGGTGGAAAGTGTGCTGAGTGGTCTCCCAGAGGGCGGCATGTACCTGTAG